One genomic window of Scyliorhinus torazame isolate Kashiwa2021f unplaced genomic scaffold, sScyTor2.1 scaffold_532, whole genome shotgun sequence includes the following:
- the LOC140406444 gene encoding uncharacterized protein: protein MEKPWKCGDCGKGYRFPYELETHRRSHTGERPFTCSKCEKGFTKLSNLQTHQRVHTGERPFTCSQCGKGFCNMSHLLRHQRIHTGERPFTCSQCGKGFRDSSHLLSHQQGHTEERPFNCSQCGKGFTQLSHLRIHQRVHTGERPFTCSQCGKGFTQLSNLQTHQQIHTGERPFTCSQCGKGFTPLSTLRRHQRVHTGERPFACSRCGKGFAQLSNLRRHQRVHTGERPSTSQCETGFHV from the coding sequence atggagaaaccgtggaaatgtggggactgtgggaagggatacagattcccatatgagctggagactcatcgacgcagtcacactggggagaggccgttcacctgctcaaagTGTGAGAAAGGATTTACCAAGTTATCCaacttgcagacacaccagcgagttcacactggggagaggccattcacctgctctcagtgtgggaaaggattttgtaATATGTCCCacctattgagacaccagcgaattcacaccggggagaggccatttacttgCTCCCAATGTGGGAAAGGGTTCCGTGATTCGTCCCACCTATTGAGCCACCAGCAaggtcacactgaggagagaccatttaattgctctcagtgtgggaaaggatttactcaattatctcacctgcggatacaccagcgagttcacactggggagaggccattcacctgctctcagtgtgggaagggattcactcagttatccaacctgcagacacaccaacaaattcacactggggagagaccgtttacatgctctcagtgtgggaagggattcactcctttatccaccctgcggagacatcagcgagttcacactggggagaggccattcgcctgctctcggtgtgggaaaggatttgctcaattatccaacctgaggagacaccagcgagttcacactggggagaggccatccacctctcaatgtgagacgggattccATGTTTAA